Below is a genomic region from Lineus longissimus chromosome 4, tnLinLong1.2, whole genome shotgun sequence.
GATGTAAAGAAGTTACTTCACCTCAAATTACAGAGCAGGTTCTACGGTTCCTTGGCATTACATCTTACCTGACTTCGAAGAGATATCTATTTGCTCAACATGTGAATGTTGACGTTTTTGAATATCAAGACTGTCAACAATGATACTGAGATTTGATGTATGTGTTAAGTTAACGACAGTTTTTGTCTGATACCTATCGCAATGAGGATGAAATTCATACCATGACATTTAGGTAACAATAACTTTCACGAAGGTGGAGGTGATCTTTACTCTTCAGCCACGCGCCTGTCCTCCTGGTGCACCGTTTTACTCATAAACAGGATATCATTACCGTctgagaaaaaaattatctgGGAAATCTTGTCACATAGACATTCATCTTATCTTATCGATGTAGACTATAAAACGATCCAAGCCACGATTTGCTACTTGCTCCAGGACACGGGCCAATGTCTGACCTCGTCCCCAAGGGCAAGGTATTCTTCATGCACGAGCAACACACCACGACAGCCACACCGATAGACAGAGCAATGTCAGAAGTTCGAGAcaagtgtaatgtttttgagtgtttctgtttttgagtgtttcccctcattgtttgggaacgctcaaaaatagattgacgagtttttctgtgtatcccccctattgaaaagtcatggtctctctagctgcctattgtttggaaacactgaaacatggggaacaaccacagatgttacaccggcacacGCTACCATCGACCCTGGATCAAGCCACGCGGCGACCATTGTTTATTGACATCAGGCAGACGACACCTTATCACATGACCTGAGATATCACACAAATTATAACCCCGAGGTGCGTTTGAAAAGAGACATATTTACAATTATAAAAGTATCTGAAGACTGTTAACGCACGCCGTTCATCATTCTGTCCACGGCCTGGATGCTGAACAGAGGTTTTTTTTCTCGTTGCGAGAAATCAGTTCAAAGAATGAACAAGCTAGTATGACTTCTCATTAAGGGTGTGTTGGGAATCAGACTCATGGTGTCAACAGACGAAGAAATATGATGATATGTGCTGTAAACAAGCGACACGAAGCTGATGATGTCATTAGACGTGTGTTaggttttacatgtatatagatgcCAGCCGATGATATTTAGTTTGCCAACAGGCGTCGCATCCCAGGTCAAGAATCTAGAGATAAGATTCTTATAAGATACTTGATTAAAATCTGATTCAGTTTCGTATTCATGTACATCGTATTCGTATGAAGATTCCTGTAAGATTCTTGATTTCTGAAATTTCCACCTAGGAATCTTACAATACAACAAATTTATGTTACCATTTTGATGACAACATCATAATATCATCATTTTAACACTGGTGCTGAGAAGCCCAATTTGTTGATTTTGCAGACAGCGAAAATAAATGTAACTTTTCACTCGAACATCGAAATGCAGTATAAAAAGGTGGGAGTGAGGAAATTATCAAGGTATCAGGTGCTACACCTATCACGAGGCTAACCTGTCTGATAGATGTTTTATCCGTTAACCTTGTTGACAAACACCTGCCTTGCTTAGCAGCTCACCCTTGTTTACATGGAAAGTGTATGTTCGTCGAATGGTTGCTCAACATCATTTTACGTGCTGAAAGGTTTTACCATACCCTGGTAATACGGATGCATAAACTACAAACATTATTTTGGCGATCTGGTTTGGAACTAATATCGCCAGTTGGTTATTTTTTACAGAATTTGACGATCGCATCTGATGCAGAATAAAGTACCCACGGTAAGAATCAGATGACCAATCCATAAGGtttcactagtaggaggcttttttcgacttcttaacggtttctccaaCTTTTCCCATTCAACACAGACCTTTGATCTtcaatgccctattttgggaagccctggtatatTTCagaggttttctagaaatccgacctttcagagGAAAGTTGGACAATGTCAGACCTGAGTCGGATAAATCAGAGAAACCGTTGAGTAGTTGGAAAAAGCCTTCTACTAGTGTTAATGTGTATCGGATGTGATAAGGCATAATTTGTATGCTTTGTAAGCCAGAAATCCGATAAGTTCGTGTGACGTCACAGATCAGGACCGTGGTGGAATCAGCATCGACTACGTAGCAAATACCTGTCCTCGAGGCGTCCATAAACCCCGTGAGTAAAACCTACATCGATAATTACTGCGGAATGAAACAGTTGCTGTTTACAAACGATGAGATGATTGCCACCTATAGGTAGGGAAACACCCATCTTGGCAAACTGACATTTAAGATGGCCCTATCAGAGGTGAGAGTCTTGCGGTTATAAAAGTCAACTTAGCGGCAAAGAGTGGTCCAATTGAGGAGAGCAATCGACAGAGTTAGCCGAGGGCATCTGCGCAATTGATGCCATGTCATTTttgcgtgttttttttaaaatctataGATTGAAACATTCAATTTAACACGGATTCTTCAATCATTACTCAGTCTGATGAGACGTTAACGAACGTTCTGTTACAGTTGGAAACTGGTTTTAGTTACAGGTACCGGTAGTTAATTCATTGCAACGTGTGCCAATTTGATTGGGAAACCTACGTCTAAATTTGGATGGGCGGTCAttaatttgtttgtttgtcaaGACTGATTCTGTGACTTAAGGAACGGACAACTATTCgaaagttttgatattttgtgttATCGCTCCTGTTTCTGTTGAAAGCCAGGATGCGCCCGATCGTCTGATACACGTTGTTATTGTTGACCACCTCACACGTGATCTTTTGTTTACATCAAGTTAGCAGACGATCAAATCAATTGATAAAACTGccattcaatcaaaatgaacgGAAGAGGCTGCAAGCGATCAAGCTCTGGGACTAACTTTTCCCAAGCAGACGACAGGCAGAAGCGATACAGAAAGGATGAAGCGGACTTTTCTGACGGAAAGAAAACAGGGCGGCCATGCGCCGCAAACGCGGAACGTGAACGCTCACGCGTCAAAACGCTGCGCACAGCGTTCCTGGACCTTCAAAGGACATTGCCTTCAGTACCAGCTGATACTAAACTCTCAAAGTTAGACGTTCTTGTTTTGGCTACAACTTATATTGCACATTTAATGAAGACTTTGAATGATGATGTTTCTGGTGACGACGTGGCTGGAACAAGATGGGCACAGAATGTTTATCACCCAATGAAGGTAAGAACCACTTTTCCTTTTTTCGGTTTCATAGCAAAAGCATTCTAATGGTAATATCATAATATAATcatatcataatcataataTATCATAATCATAAACAGCAGAACCTTTGAGAGTAATCGAAGTAATTAAGATTATGCTTTCTCATTGCCTCGGCACTTTGAAAAATAGCACAATTCTTTCATTACAACAGCAGTTTTACTGACCGTTTTGTAGACATATTTCTAATCTATCCGACATTGAAAGGGCTGTAAGAGGGACTGCCAAAAGTACAAAATGAATTCATTATCATGAACAAACGTTAGACCTACGATTCAATACAGAAGAAAACAATATGAAATTTAACTAGTTGCAGAAAGTGCGCCCTTTTATTGCCGCGCACTTGGTCACATTATCTTTTTGACCCGACACGCACGAGACACCTCACTTTTCACTTGGTAACACaattaatgtttacatctgaAAGATGTTGCTACAGACGGCATCTGAAATACCTGTCAATGTATATATCAGTTgcgtgttcaaattgtttttttgaTAGGGACGTGGTGACAactttttcacctttttttccACCTCAGGGTAAGAGAGTAGTCATTCTAAGTCATGACGGGTGTGCTTTTACTTGGCAGTGCCTTAATATTGCTTGTTTAGAC
It encodes:
- the LOC135486697 gene encoding transcription factor 24-like gives rise to the protein MNGRGCKRSSSGTNFSQADDRQKRYRKDEADFSDGKKTGRPCAANAERERSRVKTLRTAFLDLQRTLPSVPADTKLSKLDVLVLATTYIAHLMKTLNDDVSGDDVAGTRWAQNVYHPMKKWPMRSRLYQGITSPDAALQEQTIEAADNRFNTAHCGQNGAFDGKVSEKSYTHMDSMLHE